A single genomic interval of Agelaius phoeniceus isolate bAgePho1 chromosome 31, bAgePho1.hap1, whole genome shotgun sequence harbors:
- the PMF1 gene encoding polyamine-modulated factor 1 — translation MGGSGGGARRAMAAAGGDGGAGGAEDGGADGGDGPEPTAAPGRAQVFSTVVDAFLEKLVAAGSYQRFVSCYRCFYKLQPQLTRSIYDQFISQLQTSIKEEIQEVKDEGNLEALFSLLDKIVEEAKDREEPAWRPSGVPAQDVRSALVPFLLRHRSHLRRALHERQHRSSSLAQDVLTGRDSIAELQQRIQARQQAWQAITKEQRELIMTLQEPQ, via the exons AtgggcggcagcggcggcggcgcgcgccgggccatggcggcggcgggcggcgatGGCGGCGCGGGCGGGGCTGAGGACGGCGGGGCCGATGGCGGGGACGGCCCGGAACCGACGGCGGCCCCGGGGCGCGCCCAGGTGTTCAGCACCGTGGTGGACGCGTTCCTGGAGAAACTGGTGGCCGCGGGGAG CTACCAGAGGTTTGTCAGCTGCTACCGCTGCTTCTACAAGCTGCAGCCGCAGCTGACCAGGAGCATCTACGATCAGTTcatctcccagctccagacaTCCATAAAG GAGGAGATCCAGGAGGTGAAAGATGAAGGGAATCTGGAGGCACTCTTCAGTTTGCTGGATAAGATCGTGGAGGAGGCGAAGGACCGGGAGGAGCCAGCGTG GCGGCCCAGCGGGGTCCCGGCGCAGGACGTGCGCAGCGCCCTGGTGCCGTTCCTGCTGCGGCACCGCTCCCACCTGCGCCGGGCGCTGCACGAGcggcagcacaggagcagcagcctggcccaggaTGTGCTCACGGGGAGGGACAGcattgcagagctgcagcagaggatcCAGGCGCGCCAGCAGGCCTGGCAG GCAATCACTAAGGAGCAACGAGAGCTCATCATGACACTCCAGGAGCCCCAGTGA
- the BGLAP gene encoding osteocalcin isoform X1, with amino-acid sequence MADVLEITLGRPGPPLAQATGPYKDTQGARAVLSPAQGGTMKSLLLLTLLALLTLGLCRRAAGGSAGTKDSPGSAAFVSRRASAELVQRQKRNLGYGSSGPGAPPDPLEAKREVCELNPDCDELADQIGLQEAYRRYYGLV; translated from the exons ATGGCGGATGTGCTGGAAATAACCCTGGGGAGGCCAGGCCCCCCCCTTGCCCAGGCCACAGGACCCTATAAAGACACccagggagccagggctgtgctcagcccagcacagggaggcacCATGaagtccctgctcctgctgaccctcctggccctgctcaccCTCGGCCTCTGCCGCAGAG CTGCCGGTGGCTCTGCCGGCACCAAGGACTCGCCCGGCTCCGCAG CCTTTGTCTCCAGACGCGCCAGCGCCGAGCTGGTGCAGAGGCAGAAGCGCAATCTCGGCTATGGCAG CAGCGGCCCTGGAGCCCCGCCGGACCCGCTGGAGGCCAAGCGCGAGGTGTGCGAGCTCAACCCCGACTGTGACGAGCTGGCGGATCAGATCGGGCTGCAGGAAGCCTATCGGCGCTACTATGGGCTGGtgtaa
- the BGLAP gene encoding osteocalcin isoform X2 — protein MADVLEITLGRPGPPLAQATGPYKDTQGARAVLSPAQGGTMKSLLLLTLLALLTLGLCRRAAGGSAGTKDSPGSAAFVSRRASAELVQRQKRNLGYGSGPGAPPDPLEAKREVCELNPDCDELADQIGLQEAYRRYYGLV, from the exons ATGGCGGATGTGCTGGAAATAACCCTGGGGAGGCCAGGCCCCCCCCTTGCCCAGGCCACAGGACCCTATAAAGACACccagggagccagggctgtgctcagcccagcacagggaggcacCATGaagtccctgctcctgctgaccctcctggccctgctcaccCTCGGCCTCTGCCGCAGAG CTGCCGGTGGCTCTGCCGGCACCAAGGACTCGCCCGGCTCCGCAG CCTTTGTCTCCAGACGCGCCAGCGCCGAGCTGGTGCAGAGGCAGAAGCGCAATCTCGGCTATGGCAG CGGCCCTGGAGCCCCGCCGGACCCGCTGGAGGCCAAGCGCGAGGTGTGCGAGCTCAACCCCGACTGTGACGAGCTGGCGGATCAGATCGGGCTGCAGGAAGCCTATCGGCGCTACTATGGGCTGGtgtaa